Proteins encoded within one genomic window of Prauserella marina:
- the solA gene encoding N-methyl-L-tryptophan oxidase gives MASFDTIVIGLGGMGSAAAYRIAARGQRVLGIEQFTPVHTLGSSHGGSRITRQAYFEDPAYVPLLLRAHELWPELEADSGLSIFTKTGGVMVGPPESRTFSGSHASAEKWGLAHEILDAEDLRRRFPSMAPSEEDVALYEAEAGFVVPEASVSAHLRLAERAGAELRFEEKVLGWTADGSGVRVRTSLGEYTAGRLVVCPGAWAPATLADLGIPFTIERQVQYWFAPRGDVGNFAAERHPVYIWENARGRQFYGFPATEGEVKVAFFRGGKPCTADTIDRTVAEHEIADITAFVGARMPAVPGTYLRSATCMYTNTPDEHFVIAPHPEHSNVVIAAGFSGHGFKFVPVVGEILADLTVDGHTAHPISLFDPARFGACQGVA, from the coding sequence ATGGCTTCGTTCGACACGATCGTGATCGGCCTCGGCGGCATGGGAAGCGCCGCCGCGTACCGGATCGCGGCGCGCGGACAACGGGTCCTCGGTATCGAACAGTTCACCCCGGTACACACGCTGGGTTCGAGTCACGGCGGATCGCGGATCACGCGGCAGGCATATTTCGAGGATCCCGCCTATGTACCGTTGTTGTTGCGTGCCCACGAATTGTGGCCCGAACTGGAAGCCGATTCGGGACTGTCCATTTTCACCAAGACCGGCGGGGTGATGGTCGGGCCGCCGGAAAGCAGGACCTTCTCGGGGAGCCACGCCAGCGCGGAGAAATGGGGACTCGCCCACGAAATCCTCGATGCGGAGGACCTTCGCCGACGCTTCCCTTCCATGGCACCATCCGAAGAGGACGTCGCGCTCTACGAGGCCGAGGCGGGGTTCGTGGTGCCGGAAGCCAGCGTCTCCGCCCACCTCCGGCTCGCGGAAAGGGCCGGCGCCGAACTGCGATTCGAAGAGAAGGTACTGGGCTGGACCGCCGACGGTTCCGGCGTTCGAGTGCGCACCTCGCTCGGCGAGTACACAGCCGGGCGGCTCGTCGTCTGCCCTGGGGCCTGGGCTCCCGCGACTCTGGCCGACCTCGGCATTCCGTTCACCATCGAACGCCAGGTGCAGTACTGGTTCGCCCCTCGCGGCGACGTCGGCAACTTTGCCGCCGAACGACACCCCGTCTACATCTGGGAGAACGCGCGCGGCCGTCAGTTCTACGGTTTCCCAGCCACCGAAGGGGAAGTCAAGGTCGCCTTCTTCAGGGGAGGGAAGCCGTGCACGGCCGACACCATCGACCGGACGGTCGCCGAACACGAGATCGCCGACATCACCGCCTTCGTCGGTGCCAGGATGCCCGCAGTGCCTGGCACCTACCTTCGCTCGGCTACCTGCATGTACACCAACACTCCCGACGAACACTTCGTGATCGCACCGCATCCGGAACATTCCAATGTGGTCATCGCGGCCGGATTCTCGGGACACGGCTTCAAATTCGTGCCCGTCGTCGGTGAAATCCTCGCCGACCTCACCGTCGACGGCCATACCGCACACCCGATCTCGCTGTTCGACCCGGCACGTTTCGGCGCATGTCAAGGAGTCGCATGA
- the ahcY gene encoding adenosylhomocysteinase, whose product MTPESVASRHQTRNGVDYAVADLSLAEFGRKEIRLAEHEMPGLMALRREYAEAYPLRGARVSGSLHMTVQTAVLIETLVALGAEVRWASCNIFSTQDHAAAAVVVGPYGTPEQPRGVPVFAWKGETLDEYWWCTERMLTWDGDGPNMILDDGGDATMLVHKGAEYEKAGVVPSADDNDPDEWRVFLSLLRASLTAEAGKWTKIGSGIRGVTEETTTGVLRLYQLAAAGELLFPAINVNDAVTKSKFDNRYGIRHSLIDGINRGTDVLIGGKVAVVCGYGDVGKGAAESLRGQGARVVVTEIDPICALQALMDGYPVKKLETVLPEADIVITTTGNKDVVMAEHMARMKHQTIVGNIGHFDNELDMAGLARYPGIRHVNIKPQVDEWVFPEGHSIIVLSEGRLLNLGNATGHPSFVMSNSFSNQVIAQIELFTKYEEYDKEVYRLPKKLDEKVARIHLAALGGELTKLSKEQAEYIDVDVDGPFKTDHYRY is encoded by the coding sequence ATGACCCCTGAAAGCGTTGCGTCGCGTCATCAGACGCGAAACGGTGTCGATTACGCCGTCGCGGACCTCTCCCTCGCCGAGTTCGGCCGCAAGGAGATCAGGCTCGCCGAGCACGAAATGCCCGGCTTGATGGCTTTGCGCCGGGAATACGCCGAGGCGTATCCGTTGCGAGGGGCGCGCGTTTCCGGCTCGCTGCACATGACGGTCCAGACCGCGGTGCTGATCGAAACACTCGTCGCGCTGGGGGCCGAGGTCCGGTGGGCCTCGTGCAACATCTTCTCGACCCAGGACCACGCCGCCGCCGCCGTCGTCGTCGGCCCGTACGGCACCCCTGAACAGCCACGGGGCGTTCCGGTGTTCGCGTGGAAGGGCGAGACGCTCGACGAGTACTGGTGGTGCACGGAGCGGATGCTCACCTGGGACGGCGACGGCCCGAACATGATCCTCGACGACGGTGGCGACGCGACGATGCTCGTGCACAAGGGCGCCGAATACGAGAAAGCGGGCGTCGTCCCCTCCGCGGACGACAACGATCCCGACGAATGGCGGGTGTTCCTTTCGCTGCTGCGGGCCTCGCTTACCGCCGAAGCGGGGAAATGGACCAAGATCGGCTCCGGTATTCGTGGCGTGACGGAGGAGACGACCACCGGTGTGCTGCGGCTGTACCAACTGGCGGCGGCAGGGGAATTGCTGTTCCCCGCCATCAATGTCAATGACGCGGTCACCAAGTCGAAGTTCGACAACAGGTACGGAATCCGGCACTCGCTCATCGACGGCATCAACAGGGGAACCGATGTGCTCATCGGCGGCAAGGTCGCCGTCGTGTGCGGTTACGGCGACGTCGGCAAGGGCGCTGCCGAATCGCTGCGTGGCCAGGGCGCGCGGGTCGTCGTCACCGAGATCGACCCGATCTGCGCGCTACAGGCGCTGATGGACGGCTACCCGGTCAAGAAGCTGGAGACCGTCCTGCCGGAGGCCGACATCGTGATCACCACCACCGGCAACAAGGACGTGGTGATGGCCGAGCACATGGCACGGATGAAGCACCAGACGATCGTCGGCAACATCGGTCACTTCGACAACGAACTCGACATGGCCGGGCTCGCCAGGTATCCCGGCATCCGGCACGTCAACATCAAGCCGCAGGTCGACGAGTGGGTGTTTCCCGAAGGGCACTCGATCATCGTGCTGTCCGAGGGCAGGCTGCTCAATCTCGGCAACGCGACCGGGCACCCCAGCTTCGTCATGTCGAACAGCTTCTCGAACCAGGTCATCGCGCAGATCGAGCTGTTCACCAAGTACGAGGAGTACGACAAAGAGGTGTACCGGCTGCCGAAGAAGCTCGACGAGAAGGTCGCCCGCATCCACCTCGCCGCCCTCGGTGGTGAACTGACGAAGCTCAGCAAGGAACAGGCCGAGTACATCGACGTCGACGTCGACGGACCCTTCAAGACGGACCACTACCGCTACTGA
- a CDS encoding dTMP kinase, translated as MGRLVVIEGLDGAGKRTLADALTKALHDAGASVATLAFPRYGESVHADLVREALHGEHGDLGDSVYGMGLLYALDRRAAAGDIRSELATHDVVLLDRYVASNAAYQAARLGEGADSPVVDWVRQLELGRFDLPAPDVVILLRVAPEVAAARAASRADADSTRTKDAFESDDDLQVRCAKVYDELADRSWVSPWIVVDGAGAVDARELAAKLLA; from the coding sequence GTGGGTCGACTTGTCGTGATCGAAGGACTTGACGGTGCGGGTAAACGCACGCTCGCGGATGCGTTGACGAAGGCGCTGCACGATGCCGGTGCCAGTGTCGCGACGCTGGCTTTTCCCCGGTACGGGGAGAGTGTCCACGCGGATTTGGTGCGCGAGGCGCTGCACGGCGAGCATGGCGATCTCGGCGACTCCGTGTACGGCATGGGGTTGCTGTACGCCCTGGACCGTCGAGCGGCGGCGGGGGACATCAGGAGCGAGCTGGCGACGCACGACGTCGTGCTGCTCGACCGGTACGTCGCGTCCAACGCCGCATACCAGGCGGCGCGGCTCGGTGAGGGGGCCGACAGCCCGGTTGTCGATTGGGTCAGGCAGCTCGAACTCGGCCGGTTCGATCTTCCGGCGCCCGATGTGGTGATCCTGTTGCGGGTGGCGCCGGAGGTGGCCGCCGCGCGGGCCGCGTCGAGGGCCGACGCCGACAGTACGAGGACCAAGGACGCCTTCGAATCCGACGACGATCTCCAGGTGCGATGCGCCAAGGTGTACGACGAACTCGCGGACCGGTCGTGGGTGTCGCCGTGGATCGTGGTGGATGGCGCGGGTGCCGTGGATGCGCGCGAGTTGGCGGCGAAGCTGCTCGCCTGA
- a CDS encoding cation diffusion facilitator family transporter — MSASGGTKAILAALTANAGIAVAKFVGFLITGSSSMLAESVHSVADTSNQGLLLLGQKTSRRKADKEHPFGYGRDRYFYSFIVALMLFTLGSAFALYEGIHKVQHPEELSSPIVAVIILVVAIGLEIYSFATAIRESKLIKGDKTWWGFIRQSKTPELPVVLLEDAGALFGLVFALAGVGLSVVTGNAVWDGIGTIMIGLLLGVIAIILIIEMKSLLIGEGSGEKELETIVGELTGGDVERVIHIKTQYIGPDELLVAAKLALRSGLSVDEVAAAIDAAEARVREKVPVARLIYLEPDLYRVAS; from the coding sequence GTGTCGGCAAGCGGTGGGACAAAGGCGATCTTGGCGGCGTTGACCGCCAACGCGGGAATCGCGGTCGCCAAATTCGTCGGCTTTCTGATCACGGGGTCGTCTTCGATGCTCGCGGAGTCCGTGCACTCCGTCGCCGACACCTCGAACCAGGGGCTCCTGCTACTCGGGCAGAAGACCTCGCGGCGCAAAGCCGACAAGGAACACCCATTCGGATACGGCCGCGATCGCTATTTCTACTCGTTCATCGTCGCGCTTATGCTGTTCACCCTCGGTTCGGCTTTCGCGCTGTACGAGGGCATCCACAAGGTCCAGCATCCGGAGGAACTGTCGTCGCCGATCGTCGCGGTGATCATCCTCGTCGTCGCCATCGGTCTTGAGATCTACAGTTTCGCGACCGCCATCAGGGAATCGAAGCTCATCAAGGGCGACAAGACCTGGTGGGGTTTCATCCGGCAGTCCAAGACGCCCGAGCTCCCCGTGGTGCTTCTGGAAGACGCGGGCGCGCTCTTCGGTCTCGTGTTCGCGCTTGCCGGTGTCGGGCTTTCGGTCGTCACCGGCAACGCGGTGTGGGACGGCATCGGCACGATCATGATCGGCCTGCTGCTGGGGGTCATCGCGATCATCCTGATCATCGAGATGAAGAGCCTGCTCATCGGCGAGGGGTCGGGGGAGAAGGAACTGGAGACGATCGTCGGCGAGCTGACCGGCGGCGATGTCGAGCGCGTCATCCACATCAAGACCCAGTACATCGGCCCCGACGAGTTGCTGGTCGCGGCGAAACTCGCCCTCAGGAGCGGGCTGTCGGTCGACGAGGTGGCGGCTGCCATCGACGCCGCCGAGGCGAGAGTGCGGGAGAAGGTACCGGTCGCCCGGTTGATCTATCTCGAACCAGACCTGTACCGGGTGGCTTCCTGA
- a CDS encoding amino acid permease has product MPGSSIWRTKSVEQSIADTDDPDTKLRRNLSAWDLTVFGVAVMIGAGIFTLTARTAGDLAGPSVSVAFVLAGIACALAALCYAEFASTVPVAGSAYTFSYATFGEFLAWIIGWDLILEFSVAAAAVAKGWSVYLETVLRAMFGDGIHTTVSLGGLSFDWGSLILVAVLAALLTAGTKLSSRFSLVITVLKVLIIVFVIVLGITFINPDNYTPFVPPAAEGEAGEGGIEQSLFSVLAGGSGSVYGAFGLLAGASLVFFAFIGFDIVATTAEETRNPQRNVPRGILGSLVIVTVLYVATSLVVAGMVPFSDLATDAPPEGERKTLATAFSLNGVDWAANIISVGALTGLTTVVMVLMLGQQRVLFAMSRDGLLPRKLAKTGKKGTPYRVNILVGIVVAIAAAFFDATKLEEMVNVGTLFAFVLVSAGVIVLRKKRPDLPRGFRVPLMPVIPILAIIACVWLMLNLTVLTWVRFLAWMALGVLVYFVYSKRHALLNRKDEPKESDVES; this is encoded by the coding sequence GTGCCGGGAAGCAGTATCTGGCGCACGAAATCGGTTGAACAGTCCATAGCGGACACCGATGATCCGGATACCAAGCTACGCAGGAATTTGAGCGCGTGGGATCTGACGGTCTTCGGCGTCGCCGTGATGATCGGCGCCGGCATCTTCACGCTCACCGCCCGCACGGCCGGTGACCTCGCCGGTCCTTCGGTCTCCGTCGCGTTCGTGCTGGCCGGTATCGCGTGTGCGCTGGCGGCGCTGTGCTACGCGGAGTTCGCCTCGACAGTGCCCGTCGCGGGCAGCGCGTACACCTTCTCGTATGCCACATTCGGTGAATTCCTCGCATGGATCATCGGCTGGGACCTGATCCTCGAGTTCTCCGTCGCGGCCGCGGCCGTCGCCAAGGGCTGGTCGGTCTACCTGGAAACCGTCCTGCGGGCGATGTTCGGCGACGGCATCCACACGACCGTCTCGCTCGGCGGGCTCAGCTTCGACTGGGGATCGCTGATCCTCGTCGCCGTTCTCGCCGCGCTGCTGACGGCGGGCACCAAACTCTCCTCGCGGTTCAGCCTGGTGATCACGGTGCTGAAGGTGCTGATCATCGTCTTCGTCATCGTCCTTGGCATCACCTTCATCAACCCGGACAACTACACGCCGTTCGTTCCGCCGGCCGCCGAGGGCGAGGCAGGTGAAGGCGGTATCGAGCAGTCGCTGTTCTCCGTGCTCGCCGGTGGCTCCGGCAGTGTCTACGGTGCGTTCGGCCTGCTCGCGGGTGCTTCGCTGGTGTTCTTCGCGTTCATCGGCTTCGACATCGTGGCGACGACGGCTGAGGAAACCCGCAACCCGCAGCGCAACGTGCCGCGCGGCATCCTCGGCTCGCTCGTCATCGTGACCGTGCTCTACGTCGCCACCTCGCTCGTCGTCGCAGGTATGGTGCCGTTCTCCGACCTGGCTACGGACGCGCCTCCGGAAGGCGAACGCAAGACGCTGGCGACCGCGTTCTCGCTCAACGGCGTCGACTGGGCGGCGAACATCATCTCCGTCGGCGCGCTTACCGGGCTCACGACGGTGGTCATGGTGCTGATGCTCGGCCAGCAGCGGGTGTTGTTCGCGATGTCGCGTGACGGCCTGCTGCCACGCAAGCTCGCCAAGACCGGCAAGAAGGGCACTCCGTACCGGGTCAACATCCTCGTCGGCATCGTCGTCGCGATCGCGGCGGCGTTCTTCGACGCGACGAAGCTCGAAGAGATGGTCAACGTCGGCACGCTCTTCGCCTTCGTGCTCGTTTCGGCCGGGGTGATCGTGTTGCGCAAGAAGCGGCCCGATCTTCCGCGCGGCTTCCGGGTTCCGCTCATGCCGGTCATTCCGATACTGGCGATCATCGCCTGCGTGTGGCTGATGCTGAACCTGACCGTGCTGACCTGGGTCCGGTTCCTCGCCTGGATGGCACTCGGCGTGCTCGTCTACTTCGTCTACAGCAAGCGGCACGCGTTGCTGAACCGGAAGGACGAGCCGAAGGAGTCCGACGTCGAGTCCTGA
- a CDS encoding aromatic ring-hydroxylating oxygenase subunit alpha yields the protein MTTSLIRTLPGRYYTDPAVFAAEQSKVFESMWFCAARFAEIPEKGSFRTVTIGGENVIVTRARDGRPKAFLNVCRHRGARLCTEESGTVAKAFQCPYHAWTYGLDGKLVAAPNLTSMPDVDRTEYGLRTLPLREWLGYVWVCLAADPPSFDETVKDVVAERLGGDRFIEDYAVGELTVGKHVRYDVGANWKLIIENFMECYHCATIHPELTDVLPEFAEGYAAQYFVGHGAEFGEDVSGFTVDGSEGFAPLAGLGPEQDRRYYAITVRPQVFVNLVPDHVIFHRMYPVAADRTIVECDWLYAEDVVARGRDLAKSFELFHRVNQQDFAACERCQPAMSSRAYADGGVLVPSEHHIGEFHAWLLKHID from the coding sequence ATGACCACGAGCCTGATCAGGACCCTCCCCGGCCGCTACTACACCGACCCAGCCGTGTTCGCCGCCGAACAGAGCAAGGTGTTCGAGTCGATGTGGTTCTGCGCGGCGCGGTTCGCCGAGATCCCGGAGAAAGGCAGCTTCCGCACCGTGACGATCGGCGGGGAAAACGTCATCGTCACGAGGGCGAGGGACGGGCGGCCGAAGGCCTTCCTCAACGTGTGCCGCCATCGCGGCGCGCGACTGTGCACTGAGGAATCGGGGACGGTGGCGAAGGCGTTCCAGTGCCCGTATCACGCGTGGACCTACGGGCTGGACGGAAAGCTCGTCGCGGCACCGAATCTGACGTCGATGCCCGACGTCGACCGCACCGAGTACGGGCTGCGGACGCTGCCGCTGCGGGAATGGCTCGGCTACGTTTGGGTGTGCCTGGCAGCCGATCCGCCTTCCTTCGACGAAACGGTCAAGGACGTCGTCGCGGAACGGCTTGGCGGTGACCGGTTCATCGAGGACTACGCGGTCGGCGAGCTGACCGTCGGAAAGCACGTCCGCTACGACGTCGGCGCCAACTGGAAGCTCATCATCGAGAACTTCATGGAGTGCTACCACTGCGCGACCATCCATCCCGAGCTGACCGATGTGCTGCCCGAGTTCGCGGAGGGGTACGCGGCGCAGTACTTCGTCGGCCACGGCGCGGAGTTCGGCGAGGACGTGTCCGGGTTCACCGTCGACGGCAGCGAAGGTTTCGCGCCGCTTGCCGGGCTCGGACCGGAGCAGGACCGCCGCTACTACGCGATCACGGTACGGCCGCAGGTCTTCGTCAACCTCGTTCCCGATCACGTGATCTTCCACCGGATGTATCCCGTCGCGGCGGACCGGACGATCGTCGAGTGCGACTGGCTTTATGCCGAGGATGTCGTGGCGAGGGGGCGGGATCTGGCCAAGTCGTTCGAACTGTTCCACCGGGTGAACCAACAGGACTTCGCGGCCTGTGAGCGCTGTCAGCCCGCGATGAGTTCGAGGGCGTACGCCGACGGCGGGGTGCTCGTGCCCTCGGAGCACCACATCGGCGAGTTCCATGCCTGGCTGCTGAAACACATCGACTGA